A genomic segment from Vicinamibacterales bacterium encodes:
- the rsmH gene encoding 16S rRNA (cytosine(1402)-N(4))-methyltransferase RsmH: protein MANPHHMPVLTAETMGYLVPESGGVFVDCTVGAGGHARALMESGATRLLGFDRDPQALVHAAEALAAWRDQVQLLHADFRDLASVLDDRGVATIDGAVADLGVSSMQLDGVERGFSFRRDEPLDMRMDQSTGATAADLIRDISEQDLADLIFKFGEERHSRRIARAIVDTRRKTPVRTTGQLAAIVRRAMPKRGWQRIDPATRTFQAIRIWVNQELDGLERALEVICRRLRGGARVVIITFHSLEDRIVKHTLRALARGQEAIVRILTKHPLVADLDERDRNPRARSAKLRAAERIA, encoded by the coding sequence ATGGCCAACCCACATCACATGCCGGTGTTGACAGCGGAGACCATGGGCTATCTGGTGCCCGAATCCGGTGGGGTGTTTGTTGATTGTACCGTTGGAGCTGGGGGCCATGCTCGAGCGCTCATGGAGAGCGGCGCGACGAGGCTCCTTGGTTTCGATCGCGATCCTCAAGCACTTGTACATGCGGCCGAGGCGCTAGCGGCTTGGCGCGATCAAGTTCAACTGCTCCACGCGGATTTTCGAGACTTGGCATCAGTGCTTGACGACCGAGGCGTCGCCACTATCGATGGTGCCGTGGCTGATCTCGGTGTGTCGTCTATGCAATTGGATGGTGTGGAACGGGGTTTCAGCTTTCGGCGGGACGAGCCGCTTGACATGCGCATGGATCAGTCGACCGGTGCCACCGCCGCGGATCTCATTCGGGACATCTCCGAGCAGGATCTCGCGGATTTAATTTTTAAATTTGGAGAAGAACGACATTCTCGCCGGATCGCACGCGCCATCGTAGATACCCGCCGTAAGACACCCGTGCGCACCACAGGTCAGTTAGCAGCGATTGTACGGCGAGCAATGCCCAAGCGAGGCTGGCAACGGATCGACCCCGCGACCCGCACGTTTCAGGCCATTCGCATCTGGGTCAACCAGGAGCTCGATGGCCTCGAAAGGGCGCTCGAGGTGATCTGTAGACGACTTCGTGGTGGCGCGAGGGTGGTTATCATCACGTTCCATTCACTTGAAGATCGCATCGTTAAACACACGTTGCGCGCACTCGCCCGAGGACAAGAAGCCATTGTCCGAATCTTGACGAAGCACCCGCTTGTCGCAGACCTCGACGAGCGCGACCGGAATCCCAGAGCGCGGAGTGCCAAACTGAGAGCGGCGGAGCGGATTGCATGA
- a CDS encoding GatB/YqeY domain-containing protein, with the protein MDLLARVNEAMTAAMRSRDKTTLGSLRMLKTALVNRRIELGQELTDVDAQKVVATLAKQRQDSIAQFEQAGRTELVTQEQAELEALQPFLPPPVDEAAIERIIDTAITETGATSPRDMGRVMKQVMAQFAGQVVDGSTIGALVKQKLAQ; encoded by the coding sequence ATGGACCTCTTGGCACGTGTCAACGAAGCAATGACAGCTGCCATGCGCAGTCGGGACAAAACGACACTAGGTTCCTTGCGCATGTTGAAGACCGCACTGGTCAACCGTCGCATTGAACTCGGTCAGGAACTCACAGACGTGGATGCTCAAAAGGTGGTTGCGACCCTGGCAAAGCAACGGCAGGATTCCATCGCACAGTTCGAGCAGGCGGGGAGGACCGAACTAGTCACCCAAGAGCAGGCTGAGTTGGAGGCGCTTCAACCATTTCTCCCGCCACCGGTCGACGAGGCAGCGATCGAACGGATCATCGACACCGCCATCACTGAGACGGGGGCCACTTCGCCGCGGGACATGGGACGGGTGATGAAACAGGTGATGGCCCAATTCGCCGGCCAGGTTGTCGACGGTTCGACCATCGGAGCACTCGTCAAGCAAAAACTGGCTCAGTGA
- the ychF gene encoding redox-regulated ATPase YchF translates to MLRAALIGFPAVGKTTLFRLMTSAEEARDGTRRAEAHVGIAKVPEPRLDRLVELFRPQQRVPATVELAEMVGHATTQSLVDIAAFRDADALLHIVRAFRDERVPHTSGSINPVRDTRTMEEELILADLGVAERRIERLHRDLKKHKSDDLEAEQAVLTKCQATLEAGTPLRRMALEPQASKLLRGFQFLSAKPLLVINNLDESDLPSGLEETDPSLQEVLREADAKAVAVCAKIELEIGQLDKESAEAFSADLGLAESGLDRIIRASYELLGYISFFTVGEDECRAWTLPRGTVAQDAAREIHSDISRGFIRAEVVAYTDLIEHGSLASCREHGLVRLEGKTYVVRDGDVITFRFAT, encoded by the coding sequence ATGTTAAGAGCAGCCCTGATCGGATTCCCTGCTGTCGGTAAGACAACGCTATTCCGTCTGATGACTAGCGCGGAAGAAGCGCGCGACGGAACTAGGCGCGCCGAAGCACACGTCGGTATCGCCAAGGTACCTGAGCCAAGGCTAGACCGTTTGGTTGAACTCTTTCGGCCGCAGCAACGCGTTCCAGCAACTGTGGAGTTGGCCGAAATGGTCGGCCACGCCACGACCCAGTCACTTGTGGACATTGCAGCGTTCAGAGACGCCGACGCACTCCTCCACATCGTCCGTGCATTCCGCGACGAACGGGTGCCCCACACCTCCGGCAGTATCAACCCAGTGCGGGATACACGCACCATGGAGGAAGAACTGATTCTGGCTGACCTCGGAGTCGCTGAGCGTCGTATCGAGCGGCTGCACCGAGACCTAAAGAAGCATAAGAGCGATGACCTAGAGGCCGAACAGGCCGTTCTAACGAAGTGTCAGGCAACACTGGAGGCCGGAACGCCGTTACGACGAATGGCACTGGAACCACAAGCCTCGAAGCTTCTTCGAGGTTTCCAGTTTCTCTCAGCTAAGCCATTACTCGTCATTAACAATCTGGATGAATCTGATTTACCGAGCGGATTAGAGGAAACCGACCCTTCCCTCCAGGAAGTCCTTCGCGAGGCAGACGCCAAAGCCGTGGCCGTGTGCGCCAAAATCGAGCTTGAGATTGGGCAGCTCGATAAAGAGAGCGCGGAGGCTTTTTCAGCAGATCTCGGACTCGCAGAATCTGGACTAGATCGAATCATCCGGGCGAGTTACGAACTTCTTGGTTACATTTCCTTCTTTACCGTAGGCGAAGATGAATGCCGGGCGTGGACACTGCCACGAGGCACGGTGGCCCAGGATGCCGCCAGGGAAATTCACTCGGACATTTCACGAGGATTTATCCGCGCTGAGGTCGTAGCCTATACCGATCTTATCGAGCACGGTTCACTCGCTTCGTGTCGGGAACACGGCCTCGTGCGCCTCGAAGGAAAGACTTACGTCGTACGGGATGGTGACGTCATCACGTTCCGTTTCGCCACGTGA
- a CDS encoding cell division protein FtsL, with protein MRKRQIDYAVKKRVRNQVIREVDPIRQREFRQSLGVGILLVAVILFAAWQHHELRQHGYQMAGIEEELKKVQEENQRRRLEVEGLRALERIYTIATEELGLEVPAAQAVVHIERITPAQPAGDTVVARGTAMGQRDN; from the coding sequence ATGAGGAAACGTCAAATCGATTACGCGGTGAAGAAACGCGTCCGGAATCAGGTCATCCGTGAAGTTGACCCAATCCGACAGCGCGAATTTCGGCAGTCGCTGGGAGTTGGGATTCTGCTGGTTGCGGTGATCCTGTTTGCCGCCTGGCAACACCACGAGTTGCGGCAACACGGATACCAGATGGCGGGAATCGAAGAAGAACTAAAGAAAGTGCAGGAGGAAAATCAACGGCGACGGCTGGAGGTTGAGGGCCTTCGAGCACTGGAACGGATTTATACGATTGCGACCGAAGAGTTGGGTTTAGAAGTTCCTGCCGCGCAAGCGGTTGTGCACATCGAACGTATCACCCCGGCGCAACCAGCGGGCGACACCGTCGTGGCTCGCGGCACCGCAATGGGACAGCGCGACAATTAG
- a CDS encoding GDP-mannose 4,6-dehydratase, protein MRALITGGAGFIGSHLAEALLDAGHEVEVVDDLSTGSMENIEHLKNRRGFQYVIDSVTNEDLLAEQTNRCDVVFHLAAAVGVKLIVERPVHTIETNVHGTEVVLTQANKNSQKKKLVIVASTSEVYGKSTEIPFREDADLRLGATWKHRWAYACSKALDEFLALAYWKEKKLPVIVVRLFNTVGPRQTGQYGMVVPNFVKQALAGQPITVFGDGSQSRSFTYVGDVVDALMRLVDEPKAVGEVFNVGNGQEISILGLAEKIKEMTGSQSEIVKVPYDQAYGAGFEDMPRRVPDITKLQKFIGYEPKVQLTEILTRVIAHFQKG, encoded by the coding sequence ATGCGCGCCCTGATCACTGGCGGTGCCGGATTCATCGGGTCTCACCTTGCCGAAGCGCTTCTGGACGCCGGCCATGAAGTAGAAGTGGTTGACGATCTTTCCACAGGCTCAATGGAGAACATTGAGCACTTAAAGAACCGGCGCGGCTTTCAATACGTAATCGACTCAGTCACCAATGAAGACCTCTTAGCCGAACAAACCAATCGTTGTGACGTTGTGTTCCACCTAGCAGCTGCGGTCGGAGTCAAGTTGATCGTGGAACGTCCGGTCCACACGATCGAGACCAATGTACATGGTACGGAAGTTGTGCTGACTCAGGCCAATAAGAACAGTCAGAAAAAGAAACTTGTCATTGTTGCCTCAACTTCAGAAGTTTACGGTAAGTCAACGGAGATCCCGTTCAGAGAAGACGCCGACCTCAGGCTTGGTGCCACTTGGAAACACCGTTGGGCCTACGCATGTAGTAAAGCCCTCGACGAATTCCTTGCACTCGCATACTGGAAAGAGAAGAAGCTTCCAGTCATCGTCGTGCGACTCTTCAACACTGTGGGACCCCGTCAGACAGGCCAATACGGCATGGTGGTGCCGAATTTCGTGAAGCAGGCATTGGCAGGACAGCCAATCACTGTGTTCGGCGACGGGTCGCAATCGCGAAGTTTCACCTACGTCGGTGACGTCGTGGACGCGTTGATGCGTCTCGTCGACGAGCCAAAGGCTGTCGGGGAGGTATTCAACGTCGGCAACGGACAGGAAATCTCCATCCTCGGACTGGCTGAAAAAATCAAAGAAATGACAGGCAGTCAGTCGGAGATCGTCAAGGTTCCCTACGACCAAGCTTACGGAGCAGGCTTCGAAGATATGCCGAGGCGCGTCCCCGACATCACTAAGCTCCAAAAATTCATCGGTTATGAACCAAAGGTTCAACTTACCGAAATTCTGACCCGTGTGATCGCACATTTTCAGAAAGGGTGA
- the murJ gene encoding murein biosynthesis integral membrane protein MurJ has protein sequence MPDLQPPPPADAPVPETPSSSGLLRSAGVISAATMTSRLLGLIRDQVLAYLFGAGNAMDAFYVGFRIPNLMRDLFAEGAMSAAFVPTFTKRLTAEGRTQAWQLGNQLINALLIVTGLLVTIGIIFAAPLVMLFAGHFNEVPGKLELATTLTRIMLPFLSLVAIAAAFMGMLNSLQRFFTPALSPAMFNLAMIASGFALVPLMPSVGLPPIAGMAIGALIGGVGQVVLQWPALHHAGYRYRPILNLRDPGLREILRLMGPGILGLAAVQINLLVNTILATGEGTGAVSWLSYAFRLMYLPIGLFGVSIATAALPTLSRQAARENPEEMRQTISNGLRLMFMLNVPATLGLVTLASPIVALIFERGSFTPADTTATAAALMCYAPGLLGYSTVKIAVPSFFALRDSRTPALISVGSVVLNVALNLLLIRLMGYRGLALGTAIAALVNAAALLYLLQRRLGGLEGPRIAMAFVKISVASALMAWAAFGTEQWLATTWPGLGVWHQATRLGTAISAGLIVLATAARALRIEEFDDVRRWLLTRLNAR, from the coding sequence ATGCCCGACTTACAGCCTCCCCCGCCGGCCGACGCGCCAGTCCCTGAAACACCATCATCGAGTGGGCTACTCCGCTCGGCTGGCGTGATCAGTGCTGCAACAATGACCAGCCGACTGCTTGGCCTTATCCGCGACCAGGTCCTAGCTTACCTGTTCGGTGCTGGCAACGCGATGGACGCCTTTTACGTCGGTTTCCGTATTCCAAACTTGATGCGTGACCTCTTCGCCGAGGGTGCCATGAGTGCGGCCTTCGTACCCACCTTCACAAAACGACTTACCGCGGAGGGTCGCACCCAGGCTTGGCAACTCGGCAATCAGTTAATTAACGCACTGCTGATAGTGACCGGACTCCTCGTCACGATCGGTATCATTTTTGCCGCGCCGCTCGTTATGTTGTTTGCCGGACACTTCAATGAAGTGCCTGGCAAACTCGAACTTGCGACGACACTCACACGCATCATGCTGCCCTTCCTCAGTCTCGTGGCTATCGCTGCCGCGTTTATGGGCATGCTGAACTCATTGCAGCGATTCTTCACACCTGCGTTATCCCCCGCCATGTTCAATCTCGCCATGATTGCCAGCGGGTTTGCGCTGGTCCCGCTGATGCCAAGCGTGGGACTTCCGCCGATTGCGGGCATGGCCATCGGAGCTTTAATCGGCGGTGTTGGCCAAGTCGTCCTCCAGTGGCCCGCCCTGCACCACGCCGGGTATCGCTACCGCCCGATACTCAACCTACGGGACCCTGGCCTTAGAGAGATTCTGCGACTGATGGGCCCTGGCATCCTTGGCCTAGCCGCTGTACAGATCAACTTGCTCGTCAATACGATACTCGCGACTGGCGAAGGAACAGGTGCTGTGTCCTGGCTCAGCTATGCCTTTCGACTGATGTACCTACCGATCGGATTGTTCGGTGTATCTATCGCGACCGCCGCCCTGCCGACCCTTTCCAGACAAGCAGCGCGTGAGAACCCTGAAGAGATGCGGCAAACGATCTCGAACGGCCTGCGATTAATGTTCATGCTGAACGTTCCCGCGACGCTCGGCTTAGTTACTCTGGCGTCACCAATTGTCGCCCTCATCTTTGAACGCGGTAGCTTCACACCCGCTGATACTACAGCCACCGCCGCCGCTTTGATGTGCTATGCGCCAGGCCTTCTTGGTTACTCAACGGTTAAAATTGCCGTTCCGAGTTTCTTCGCACTTCGGGACAGCCGAACACCTGCCCTCATCAGTGTGGGCTCGGTAGTCCTCAACGTTGCGTTAAATTTATTGCTCATCCGTCTAATGGGGTATCGCGGTCTCGCACTCGGTACTGCTATCGCCGCCCTTGTGAACGCTGCAGCCCTACTCTACCTGCTGCAGCGCCGGCTCGGTGGATTGGAGGGCCCTCGGATCGCGATGGCATTCGTTAAGATTAGTGTGGCCTCTGCATTAATGGCCTGGGCAGCATTCGGAACGGAACAATGGTTGGCAACTACATGGCCGGGACTAGGGGTCTGGCATCAGGCGACCCGCCTCGGCACTGCAATTAGTGCTGGCCTCATCGTATTGGCCACTGCGGCACGAGCGTTAAGAATCGAGGAATTCGACGATGTGCGTCGTTGGCTTCTCACCCGACTCAATGCCCGCTAG
- a CDS encoding methylated-DNA--[protein]-cysteine S-methyltransferase, with translation MGSTRELPFVGVASVRFSSLRSPLGQIFFVMSGRGLCNVTIGARRHAEYRRYMERHSTEVWRDDEGLRDVYDEFVAYLSGRSQTFVVPTDLRGVTPFVGQVLRKVQAVTFGTVTSYGSVARQLGHPRAGRAVGTALGRNPVPIVIPCHRVLRSTGEVGGYAFGSTVKRALLGIEGYRTR, from the coding sequence ATGGGTTCGACTCGCGAGCTGCCATTTGTCGGGGTTGCGTCGGTCCGCTTCAGTTCCTTGCGATCACCGCTGGGCCAGATTTTCTTTGTCATGTCAGGACGCGGACTCTGTAATGTCACCATTGGAGCCCGTCGACATGCTGAGTACCGAAGATACATGGAACGGCACTCGACCGAGGTCTGGCGTGACGATGAAGGCCTCCGTGACGTGTACGATGAATTTGTTGCTTACCTCAGCGGTCGTAGTCAGACATTTGTGGTGCCCACGGACCTCCGAGGTGTTACACCGTTCGTTGGGCAGGTGTTGCGTAAGGTTCAGGCGGTGACATTCGGGACCGTGACGAGTTACGGGTCGGTCGCTCGACAGCTAGGTCACCCCCGAGCCGGACGGGCAGTCGGAACTGCGTTGGGCAGAAACCCTGTGCCGATCGTTATTCCGTGCCACCGCGTTCTTCGCTCGACCGGCGAGGTCGGCGGGTATGCCTTCGGCAGTACGGTTAAGCGGGCCCTACTCGGCATCGAGGGCTATCGAACGCGTTAG
- a CDS encoding rhomboid family intramembrane serine protease, whose product MMYRYRYAPSSYSFGPGGISPAIKVIIWANVVAFVMTTLAPDLVTFFGLTPVAVFEYFWLWQPITYLFLHAGLSHIFFNMLVLWMFGVELERLWGSERFLKYYFITGLGAAVTTLVAALPSIAFVHPGSTTIGASGAIYGLLLASALNYPDRLIFVYFLFPIRLKYFVMILGAISFLYVGNTGGGTSHTSHLGGLVVGYLYLKGGISGFIGEIKYQYIKWKMRRLRSRFGVHPGGRQDDWDRRIH is encoded by the coding sequence ATGATGTATCGATACCGTTACGCGCCAAGTAGCTACTCCTTCGGGCCTGGAGGCATATCGCCCGCCATCAAGGTAATCATCTGGGCGAACGTTGTGGCGTTCGTCATGACCACTCTGGCCCCAGATTTAGTCACTTTCTTTGGTCTTACGCCTGTTGCCGTTTTCGAGTATTTCTGGCTGTGGCAGCCAATCACCTACCTATTCTTGCACGCAGGTCTCTCCCATATATTCTTCAACATGCTGGTGCTCTGGATGTTCGGTGTTGAACTGGAGCGGCTGTGGGGTAGTGAAAGATTTCTCAAGTACTACTTCATCACGGGATTAGGTGCTGCAGTAACAACACTCGTCGCCGCCCTCCCATCGATTGCGTTCGTTCACCCTGGGAGTACTACAATCGGAGCATCCGGCGCGATCTATGGCTTATTGCTTGCGTCAGCGCTCAACTATCCCGACCGTCTCATCTTCGTATATTTTCTGTTCCCGATTCGATTAAAGTACTTCGTCATGATTTTGGGTGCGATCTCTTTTCTGTACGTGGGCAACACGGGTGGCGGTACTTCTCACACGTCACACCTGGGCGGCTTAGTAGTTGGATACTTGTATTTAAAAGGTGGGATAAGTGGTTTCATCGGCGAGATCAAGTATCAGTATATTAAGTGGAAAATGCGCCGGCTGCGCAGTCGGTTCGGCGTCCACCCGGGTGGACGTCAGGATGACTGGGATCGTCGAATTCACTAA